One genomic segment of Chelmon rostratus isolate fCheRos1 chromosome 22, fCheRos1.pri, whole genome shotgun sequence includes these proteins:
- the LOC121625866 gene encoding leucine-rich repeat neuronal protein 3, translated as MKDVSFVDLFVGLAMASFVVATEERPDCPKLCVCEIRPWFSPSSVYMEAQTVDCNDLGLFSLPEKLPVGTQVLLLQTNNVAKIDQPLDYLANITEIDLSQNNLSSISDVHLGNLPQLLSLHMEENWIRDLPERCLAEVATLQELYMNHNLISFISPMAFQGLSNLLRLHLNSNKLKVIKREWFEPMPNLEILMIGENPILSIDDMNFKPLSNLRSLVLTRMNISQLPDDALAGLDNLESISFYDNIFPEVPHSALRNAKNLKFLDLNKNPIARIQRGDFVDMLHLKELGINSMPELVSIDSFALNNLPELTKIEATNNPKLSYIHPNAFYKLPRLETLMLNGNALSALHRITVESLPNLREVSMHSNPIRCDCVVRWMNMNKTNIRFMEPDSLYCVEPPEYEGQHVRQVHFREMMEICLPLISPESMPGHIKARNGSTVSLHCRAFAEPEPDIYWITPSGTRVLPNTVSDKFYMHPEGTFDIYDVTENEAGLYTCVAHNLVGADLKSVSVEVNGYFPQPVNGSLNVRIKSVETNSIMVSWKAGPGALAPNIKWYTASGVNHPTTAFTTRVPSDVQVYNLTHLSPATHYKVCVDVRSIHHNHDTKCVNVTTKGLELAAKDTEKWDTAVITVFGVLLAVISVACLFIYVSLRNHHLYGDIRKCDSKASLTPVEATGMHSPFFTKLWVSGKGLPSGVEVKATVINVSDNAF; from the coding sequence ATGAAGGACGTGTCATTCGTGGATCTTTTTGTTGGCTTGGCCATGGCCTCTTTTGTTGTGGCTACAGAGGAGAGGCCTGATTGCCCAAAGCTCTGTGTATGTGAGATTAGACCCTGGTTTTCTCCCAGTTCGGTGTACATGGAGGCGCAGACAGTTGACTGTAATGACTTGGGACTCTTTAGCCTGCCGGAGAAATTACCAGTGGGCACACAAGTACTATTACTGCAAACTAACAATGTTGCAAAGATCGACCAACCCTTGGATTACCTGGCCAACATCACAGAGATTGATTTATCGCAAAACAACTTATCCTCTATCAGCGACGTCCACCTGGGGAATCTTCCTCAGCTGCTGTCCCTTCATATGGAGGAAAACTGGATACGAGACTTGCCTGAACGATGTCTTGCCGAGGTGGCTACCCTTCAGGAGCTCTACATGAATCACAACCTCATCTCCTTCATTTCCCCAATGGCTTTCCAGGGTCTCAGCAACCTTTTGCGGCTCCACCTCAATTCTAACAAGCTGAAGGTCATTAAAAGGGAGTGGTTCGAACCCATGCCAAATCTGGAGATCCTGATGATTGGTGAGAACCCTATTCTTTCTATTGATGACATGAACTTTAAACCGCTCAGTAACCTCCGCAGTCTTGTTCTCACCAGAATGAACATATCTCAGCTTCCTGATGATGCACTGGCTGGTCTTGATAACTTAGAGAGCATCTCTTTCTATGATAACATTTTCCCTGAGGTGCCTCATTCTGCCCTGAGAAATGCAAAAAATCTTAAGTTTTTGGATCTAAATAAAAACCCAATCGCGAGGATACAGAGAGGGGACTTTGTGGATATGCTCCATCTGAAAGAACTGGGGATTAATAGCATGCCAGAGCTAGTTTCCATCGACAGCTTTGCCCTCAACAATCTCCCTGAGCTGACCAAAATAGAAGCCACCAACAATCCTAAACTCTCCTACATCCATCCTAATGCTTTCTACAAACTACCGCGCCTGGAAACCCTAATGCTAAATGGCAATGCGCTCAGTGCCCTCCACAGGATCACTGTCGAGTCCCTCCCAAATCTCAGAGAGGTTAGCATGCACAGCAACCCCATCCGCTGTGACTGCGTAGTGCGCTGGATGAACATGAACAAGACCAACATTCGCTTCATGGAGCCTGATTCACTGTACTGTGTGGAGCCTCCCGAGTATGAGGGCCAGCATGTCCGACAGGTGCACTTCAGGGAGATGATGGAGATTTGCCTGCCACTCATCTCTCCCGAAAGCATGCCTGGGCATATTAAAGCGCGGAATGGGAGCACGGTGTCACTCCATTGTCGGGCCTTTGCTGAGCCAGAGCCGGACATCTACTGGATCACACCGTCTGGTACCAGGGTCCTGCCTAACACCGTGTCCGACAAGTTCTACATGCACCCAGAGGGAACTTTTGACATCTATGACGtaacagaaaatgaagctgGTCTTTACACTTGTGTTGCCCATAATCTGGTTGGAGCTGATCTTAAATCTGTTTCGGTAGAGGTGAATGGATATTTTCCCCAACCTGTAAATGGGTCTCTGAATGTCAGAATCAAATCAGTGGAGACAAACTCCATCATGGTTTCATGGAAGGCCGGCCCTGGTGCCCTGGCTCCCAACATTAAATGGTACACAGCGTCAGGTGTTAACCATCCCACCACGGCGTTCACCACCAGGGTTCCCTCTGACGTCCAGGTCTACAACCTCACCCATCTCAGCCCCGCCACTCACTACAAAGTATGTGTGGATGTGCGCAGCATCCACCACAACCATGACACCAAATGTGTCAATGTCACCACTAAGGGATTAGAGCTGGCAGCCAAGGACACAGAAAAATGGGACACAGCAGTAATCACCGTCTTTGGTGTGCTCTTGGCTGTGATTTCAGTGGCATgcctgtttatttatgtgtctCTGAGGAACCACCACCTTTATGGGGATATAAGGAAATGCGACTCCAAAGCTTCGCTGACACCAGTGGAAGCTACCGGTATGCACTCTCCTTTCTTTACAAAGCTGTGGGTTTCGGGTAAGGGACTGCCAAGTGGAGTGGAAGTCAAAGCCACAGTCATAAATGTATCTGACAATGCCTTTTAA